A region of Methanobacterium spitsbergense DNA encodes the following proteins:
- a CDS encoding ArsR/SmtB family transcription factor → MKRILWYLIAGSRGGTNRARIIEALHDRPYNVNQLSLELDLDYKTIQHHIKILKDHNILVNSSGEKKYGEMIFLTNRMEENYPIFLEIQSKMKK, encoded by the coding sequence ATGAAGCGGATTCTGTGGTATTTGATAGCTGGAAGTAGAGGTGGGACTAATAGGGCTAGAATAATTGAAGCTCTTCATGATAGGCCTTACAATGTTAATCAACTTTCTTTAGAACTTGATCTGGATTATAAAACTATTCAACATCATATCAAGATCTTGAAAGACCACAATATTCTTGTTAATTCTAGTGGCGAGAAAAAATATGGGGAAATGATATTTTTAACGAATCGTATGGAAGAAAATTACCCCATATTCCTTGAAATTCAAAGTAAAATGAAAAAATAA